From Chryseobacterium shandongense, the proteins below share one genomic window:
- a CDS encoding energy transducer TonB translates to MKFLFPYLLCFISFFCSSQQTEDFRLVKQYYNQHRSMLGQEFKKKFDAETNNFHKASIRNDYLLFMQKMDSIENVALTAVLLKTKNLEDLGRLRIIKTSSTPETPAVPTVATDKAADYPGGINELRKEVSNLFYLGGVYSEIKTIKANVAFIVEKDGTITTVEAQGDNFTFNRQAEIALYSVSKKFFPAIVNGSPVRYRFRLPLTMKLEE, encoded by the coding sequence GTGAAATTCCTGTTTCCATACCTGCTCTGCTTTATTTCTTTCTTTTGCTCTTCGCAGCAGACCGAAGATTTCAGGCTTGTTAAACAATATTACAACCAGCATCGTTCTATGTTGGGACAGGAGTTCAAAAAAAAATTTGATGCCGAAACAAACAATTTCCATAAAGCTTCTATAAGAAATGACTATCTGCTTTTTATGCAGAAAATGGACAGCATAGAAAATGTCGCACTCACAGCCGTTTTATTAAAGACAAAAAATCTGGAAGACCTTGGAAGGTTACGCATTATAAAAACAAGTAGTACTCCGGAAACACCTGCAGTGCCTACCGTAGCCACTGACAAAGCAGCAGATTATCCCGGAGGGATTAATGAACTCAGAAAAGAGGTTTCCAATCTGTTTTATCTTGGAGGGGTTTATTCCGAAATTAAAACGATTAAAGCAAATGTTGCCTTCATCGTGGAAAAAGACGGCACCATCACAACCGTTGAAGCACAGGGAGATAATTTCACTTTCAACAGGCAGGCCGAAATTGCATTATATTCTGTTTCAAAAAAATTTTTCCCGGCTATTGTAAATGGATCTCCTGTGCGATACCGTTTCCGGCTTCCTTTAACGATGAAACTTGAAGAATAA
- a CDS encoding M15 family metallopeptidase encodes MDKVTLQRIEKLHPLVREEVKQIIKDCDEALAGKAKVRVTQGLRSFEEQEKLYAIGRITLGKKVTNAKAGQSIHNYGLAVDICMMIDGKTASWDTAKDWDNDKVADWYECVKIFAKYGWEWGGNWKTFKDLPHFEKKEILTEKRIIKTSWRKLIKMKRDKEDYVVF; translated from the coding sequence ATGGATAAAGTAACGCTGCAAAGAATTGAAAAACTTCACCCCCTCGTAAGGGAAGAGGTAAAACAGATTATTAAAGACTGTGACGAAGCCTTGGCCGGGAAGGCAAAAGTAAGAGTCACGCAAGGGTTGAGAAGTTTTGAAGAACAGGAAAAACTATACGCCATTGGAAGAATTACTTTAGGAAAAAAAGTGACCAATGCCAAAGCCGGCCAAAGCATTCACAATTACGGACTGGCCGTTGACATCTGTATGATGATTGATGGTAAAACAGCCAGCTGGGATACAGCCAAAGATTGGGATAATGACAAGGTAGCCGATTGGTATGAATGTGTAAAAATTTTTGCTAAATACGGCTGGGAGTGGGGTGGTAACTGGAAGACCTTCAAAGATCTCCCACACTTTGAAAAAAAAGAAATTCTTACCGAAAAAAGAATTATAAAAACAAGCTGGAGAAAACTCATTAAAATGAAACGCGATAAAGAGGACTATGTGGTATTTTAA
- a CDS encoding XRE family transcriptional regulator: MSIFSDNIRFLRAQKNLSQQEIADKMSMSRVRYSKYEDGRSEPPYEILIRISKYFNVSIDLLLTVDIRKYPLEEILKLPDNRIVLPVVVDKLGNNSIEIVPQKASMGYLSGYSDPEYIESLQRISLPFLTHGKYRAFPAQGDSMPPFKDGSYIIGKYIENIEELKPNKSYVFVTLNDGISYKRLEAKKEKSITVAADNPFYKPYEIPLGEIVEIWQYASGIFPEDFEPDHFEHYNLKDMFLELRKDIEKLNHKLPENFK, encoded by the coding sequence ATGTCGATTTTTTCAGATAATATCCGGTTTTTGAGAGCTCAGAAAAATTTATCACAGCAGGAAATTGCGGATAAAATGTCAATGAGCCGTGTTCGCTATTCTAAATATGAAGATGGTCGTTCGGAACCACCGTATGAGATATTAATCCGCATTTCAAAATATTTCAATGTAAGTATTGACCTGCTTCTTACAGTTGATATCCGAAAATATCCTCTGGAAGAGATCCTGAAACTTCCGGATAACAGGATTGTCTTGCCGGTTGTGGTTGACAAACTGGGCAACAACAGTATTGAAATCGTTCCGCAAAAAGCTTCGATGGGATATTTATCAGGGTACAGCGATCCGGAATATATTGAAAGTTTACAAAGAATTTCATTACCTTTTCTGACTCATGGTAAATACAGAGCGTTTCCTGCCCAGGGAGATTCTATGCCTCCTTTTAAAGACGGATCATATATCATCGGAAAATATATTGAAAATATTGAGGAGCTGAAACCCAATAAAAGTTATGTTTTTGTTACATTGAATGATGGCATTTCTTATAAAAGACTGGAAGCTAAAAAAGAAAAATCTATTACCGTTGCTGCAGATAATCCATTCTACAAACCTTATGAGATCCCTTTGGGAGAAATTGTGGAAATATGGCAGTATGCTTCAGGAATTTTCCCGGAAGATTTTGAACCGGATCATTTTGAGCATTATAACCTGAAGGATATGTTTTTGGAATTACGAAAAGATATTGAAAAGTTAAATCACAAACTGCCTGAAAATTTTAAATAA
- a CDS encoding helix-turn-helix transcriptional regulator, producing the protein MKKDFYLTRYALIIKRLESSPATYSQLEDYLLNSFEFQDAGIKSYSIRTLQRDIREISNLFNLSIHNKKKGDNRYYIESRPIMEVDEYNQKLLESFQVSNALNLHPDFSDFIFFESRKPTGVEHFYDLFFAIRNKRIVSFEHYNYKNKLMTSRKVHPLALKESKDRWYLIAIDTKDKMLKSFGLDRINYLDVNDKQFKEKYKYNFREHFKNAFGVMNLAAQNPQKIVLKCSRHQGEYIKSFPLHQSQKETKETPEEIFFEFFLHPTYDFMQEILSYGKEVQVLEPKILVDEIRNHLQESLNSYLKD; encoded by the coding sequence ATGAAAAAAGATTTTTATCTGACCAGATATGCTTTGATAATCAAGAGATTAGAAAGCTCCCCTGCTACTTACTCCCAGTTGGAAGATTATCTGCTCAACTCTTTTGAATTTCAGGACGCAGGGATCAAAAGCTATTCGATCCGTACTTTACAGCGGGATATACGGGAAATTTCCAATCTTTTTAATCTTTCCATTCACAACAAAAAGAAGGGTGATAACCGATATTATATTGAGAGCCGTCCCATCATGGAAGTAGATGAATACAACCAGAAATTACTTGAATCGTTTCAGGTAAGCAACGCCCTTAATCTTCATCCCGATTTTTCGGATTTTATCTTTTTTGAAAGTAGAAAACCTACCGGGGTGGAACATTTTTATGATCTGTTTTTTGCCATCAGAAATAAGAGAATTGTTTCTTTCGAGCATTATAATTATAAAAACAAGCTGATGACGTCAAGAAAGGTTCATCCTTTAGCCTTAAAAGAATCGAAAGACCGGTGGTATCTCATTGCCATTGATACCAAGGATAAAATGCTGAAATCTTTCGGGCTGGACAGGATCAACTACCTTGATGTGAATGATAAGCAATTTAAGGAAAAGTATAAATATAATTTCAGGGAACATTTTAAAAATGCCTTCGGAGTAATGAATCTTGCCGCCCAAAATCCCCAAAAAATCGTTTTAAAGTGCAGCAGACATCAGGGAGAATATATTAAAAGCTTTCCATTACATCAGTCACAAAAAGAAACAAAAGAAACACCGGAAGAGATCTTTTTTGAGTTCTTTTTACACCCAACTTATGATTTCATGCAGGAAATTTTATCTTACGGAAAAGAAGTTCAGGTTTTAGAACCTAAGATTTTAGTTGATGAAATACGCAATCATCTTCAGGAATCCCTGAACAGCTATCTGAAAGACTAA
- the dinB gene encoding DNA polymerase IV, with amino-acid sequence MNRSIVHMDLDAFFVSCERRNNDQLKNIPLIIGGGDRGVVASCSYEARKFGVRSAMPIRMALRLCPDAKVIRGDYELYSNLSHMVTEIIQEKVPVMEKASIDEFYLDLSGMDKFFGCYQWTQEIVAAVKKETGLPISFALSTNKTVSKIGTGESKPVGSLQIKESEIKPFLNPLSIKKIPMVGDKTFQLLSRIGIRTIETLSEMPVMVLQQMIGLNGKELWKKANGIDENPVVPYSERKSISTEKTFTNDTMDIIELKRLISGMAEQLAYQLRQEKWLTSTVVVKIRYANFDTETKQHKVAYTSADHTLSRVALELFNQVYTRRMRLRLVGLRFTGLVHGNHQMNLFEDTEEQMSLYQTMDYLKNRFGADAVGRASGFDFEK; translated from the coding sequence GTGAACCGTTCGATTGTACATATGGATCTGGATGCATTTTTTGTATCCTGTGAGAGGCGTAATAATGACCAGCTCAAAAATATTCCGTTGATTATCGGAGGGGGAGACCGTGGAGTTGTTGCATCATGTTCCTATGAAGCAAGAAAGTTTGGGGTTCGTTCTGCAATGCCGATCCGGATGGCTCTCCGTTTATGTCCTGATGCAAAGGTTATCAGAGGAGATTACGAACTGTACTCCAATCTTTCGCACATGGTGACTGAAATTATTCAGGAAAAAGTTCCGGTAATGGAAAAAGCGAGCATTGATGAATTTTATCTTGATCTTTCAGGAATGGATAAATTTTTTGGATGTTATCAATGGACGCAGGAAATTGTTGCGGCAGTTAAGAAAGAAACCGGGCTCCCCATTAGTTTTGCCTTGTCAACTAATAAAACTGTTTCAAAGATCGGAACCGGAGAATCAAAACCTGTCGGAAGCCTGCAAATAAAAGAATCTGAAATTAAACCTTTTTTAAACCCTCTTTCCATTAAAAAAATCCCAATGGTCGGTGATAAGACTTTTCAACTATTATCAAGGATCGGAATCCGTACCATTGAAACGTTATCTGAAATGCCGGTAATGGTGCTTCAGCAGATGATAGGACTCAACGGAAAAGAACTGTGGAAAAAAGCAAACGGGATTGATGAAAATCCTGTTGTGCCATATTCTGAAAGAAAATCAATTTCAACAGAAAAAACCTTTACCAATGATACCATGGATATTATCGAATTAAAACGGCTAATATCAGGAATGGCAGAGCAATTAGCATATCAATTAAGACAAGAAAAATGGCTGACTTCAACCGTGGTGGTAAAGATCCGTTATGCCAATTTTGATACGGAAACGAAACAGCATAAAGTAGCTTATACTTCAGCAGATCATACGCTTTCAAGAGTAGCACTGGAACTTTTCAATCAGGTATACACAAGAAGAATGAGACTGAGGTTGGTTGGATTGCGGTTTACCGGACTTGTGCATGGTAACCATCAGATGAATCTGTTTGAAGATACAGAAGAACAGATGAGTTTATATCAAACGATGGATTATCTGAAGAATCGGTTTGGAGCTGATGCTGTGGGAAGGGCATCCGGGTTTGATTTCGAAAAATAG
- a CDS encoding nucleoside deaminase — protein MFTDEYFMKMALSEAQLALEKDEVPIGCVVVSRNRVIARAHNLTETLNDVTAHAEMQAITSAANFLGGKYLKDCTLYVTLEPCVMCSGALSWAQISKVVIGARDEQRGFINQHLSLHPKTEMVTGIMENECSSIVKEFFRSKR, from the coding sequence ATGTTTACCGACGAATATTTTATGAAAATGGCGCTCAGTGAAGCGCAGCTCGCCCTTGAAAAAGACGAAGTTCCCATTGGCTGTGTTGTGGTATCCCGCAACCGGGTTATTGCCAGAGCCCACAACCTCACCGAAACATTAAATGATGTTACTGCCCATGCAGAAATGCAGGCCATTACTTCCGCGGCAAATTTTCTTGGCGGGAAGTATCTAAAAGACTGTACGCTTTATGTAACTTTGGAACCGTGCGTAATGTGCTCCGGAGCACTTTCCTGGGCACAGATTTCAAAAGTAGTTATTGGCGCAAGAGATGAGCAGCGGGGGTTTATCAACCAACATCTTTCCCTTCATCCCAAAACAGAAATGGTAACTGGGATTATGGAAAATGAGTGTTCTTCTATTGTTAAAGAATTTTTTAGGTCAAAGAGATGA
- a CDS encoding patatin-like phospholipase family protein encodes MKKTTILSLDGGGIRGIITCIILRYIEEQLQIYDKPGAKLGDYFDFVAGSSTGGLIASIILCPNEHRKAKYSIQKGLELYAEKGGDIFQVSFWERLINPFGLINEKISQEALEKNLNDFFGNLELKELIKPCLITSYDIENRRAKLFNSWKARLNTDNFYVKDVCRATSAAPTYFSPVQIKSMYGQIFSLIDGGMFANNPALCAYAEARKIPFAEILKSHQKTNHPKVNDMILISIGTGIEAKPYTFRKLEKAGKISWVNPIIDILMSANAETVDYQLCQMFDTLGQRNQKNYYRLNPSLKSASPAMDNVRRSNIENLIQAGLCFIDDNREILNEIVQKLIKNKI; translated from the coding sequence ATGAAAAAGACAACCATTCTTTCTTTGGATGGGGGCGGAATCAGGGGAATTATCACCTGCATTATTCTGCGTTACATAGAAGAACAGCTGCAGATTTATGATAAGCCGGGAGCCAAACTCGGTGATTATTTTGATTTTGTTGCCGGAAGCAGTACAGGAGGTCTGATTGCATCTATTATTCTATGTCCCAATGAACACCGAAAAGCAAAATATTCCATCCAAAAAGGTTTGGAACTTTATGCTGAAAAAGGTGGCGACATATTTCAGGTTTCTTTCTGGGAAAGACTGATTAATCCTTTTGGATTGATTAATGAAAAAATATCTCAGGAAGCACTTGAAAAAAATCTGAATGACTTTTTTGGAAATTTAGAATTAAAAGAGCTAATAAAACCTTGTTTAATAACAAGCTATGATATTGAAAACAGAAGAGCCAAACTGTTTAATTCATGGAAAGCCCGGCTTAATACAGATAATTTTTATGTAAAAGATGTGTGTAGAGCAACTTCAGCGGCACCCACTTATTTCTCTCCTGTTCAGATCAAATCAATGTACGGGCAGATCTTCAGTTTGATTGACGGTGGCATGTTCGCTAATAATCCAGCACTCTGTGCTTATGCAGAAGCCCGGAAAATTCCTTTTGCAGAGATATTGAAGAGTCATCAGAAAACCAATCATCCGAAGGTGAATGATATGATTTTGATCTCCATCGGAACGGGAATCGAGGCTAAGCCATATACCTTCAGAAAGCTGGAAAAGGCAGGAAAAATAAGCTGGGTAAATCCAATCATTGATATTCTAATGTCCGCTAATGCAGAAACAGTAGATTATCAGCTTTGCCAGATGTTTGACACACTGGGACAGAGAAATCAGAAAAATTATTACCGGCTTAATCCTTCCTTGAAAAGTGCATCTCCGGCAATGGACAATGTAAGGAGATCAAATATTGAAAATCTGATACAGGCAGGATTATGCTTTATAGATGATAACAGAGAAATTCTGAATGAGATCGTTCAGAAACTCATTAAAAATAAAATATAA
- a CDS encoding type III pantothenate kinase produces the protein MNSIVINVGNSNIRFGLFNDDNCDISWVINTKPYRTADELYVQMLMLYQTYKIQPKEIDKIIMGSVVPQLTKVMSSAIRKIHGINPVIVDRSTSSGVQAKSKQMGTDIYANLVAAHNLYPDRKKIVLDFGTALTASCVAENGETLGVIIAPGIVTALNSLISQTAQLPEIELVKPKTVLGLDTVTCMQSGMVYGFLGMVEGFIDRINEEVEDNCFVVATGGVSHVYKPLTDKIHVMDRLHTLKGLYFLGKDL, from the coding sequence ATGAATTCAATCGTAATCAATGTTGGAAACAGCAATATCAGATTCGGTCTTTTTAATGACGACAACTGTGATATTTCCTGGGTAATCAATACAAAACCTTACAGAACGGCAGACGAGCTTTATGTTCAGATGCTGATGCTGTATCAGACCTATAAAATTCAGCCCAAAGAAATTGATAAAATAATTATGGGCTCCGTTGTGCCTCAGCTTACAAAAGTAATGAGTTCGGCCATCAGAAAGATTCATGGAATTAACCCGGTAATTGTCGACAGAAGTACGTCTTCCGGAGTTCAGGCAAAATCCAAACAGATGGGAACCGATATTTATGCCAACCTTGTAGCGGCGCACAATTTATACCCGGACCGAAAAAAAATAGTTCTGGATTTCGGGACCGCTCTTACGGCAAGCTGCGTTGCGGAAAACGGAGAAACATTGGGCGTGATCATCGCTCCGGGAATTGTTACGGCTTTAAATTCATTGATCAGCCAGACAGCCCAGCTTCCGGAAATAGAGCTTGTAAAGCCGAAAACCGTTTTAGGACTGGATACCGTTACCTGTATGCAGAGTGGAATGGTGTACGGGTTTTTAGGAATGGTGGAAGGTTTTATCGACAGAATCAATGAGGAAGTTGAAGACAACTGTTTTGTCGTGGCTACAGGTGGAGTTTCTCATGTCTATAAACCTTTAACGGATAAAATCCATGTAATGGATAGGCTTCATACGTTGAAAGGGCTTTACTTTTTAGGAAAGGATTTGTAG
- a CDS encoding DNA polymerase III subunit alpha codes for MFLNCHSFHSLRYGTLSVKELVEEARNLGIKELVLTDINTITAIYDFKKECENAGIKPVAGIEVRKENRLLYIAVAKEFSGIGEMNKVLTDYNCHGVELSERAPALKNVFIVYPIDNIPLELKENEYVGIREEELNLLIRPELKVLIPQMVILHPVTFSTKKQYNLHKILRAIDNNTLLSKLTDVDICKKSEYFKSEHLILRGFERYPEIVQNTRSLINNCSFEFDFEKVRNKQFYTKSKQSDVRLLKRLAYLGLEKRYGKNHKIAKIRIDKELKVIDELNFCSYFLITWDIVRYSNRMGFMHVGRGSGANSIVSYCIGITDICPLELDLYFERFLNLNRKSPPDFDVDWSWQNRDVILEYIFKRYGKDHVAFCGTNVEFKYKSRFREVGKAFGLPKDELDELTKKPMEAHETNSVVQTIHKYVRLMEKFPNQRSMHACGILISEEPITNYSALEMPPKGFPIVQFDMNVAEDIKLEKLDILSQRGLGTIKDTVDLIRKTRGIDVDIRNTKLSKDEKKANEFLAVGRTIGCFYIESPAMRGLLRRLKCDNYRTLVAASSIIRPGVAQSGMMREYIFRHNHPDQFEYFHPVFEKNLKETYGIMVYQEDVIKIAQYFGGLTHADGDILRRAMSGKERSIEKLNEVKTNFFNSCKEQGHSEALTAEAFRQIRSFAGYSFCKAHSASYAVESYQSLYLKVYYPLEFMVSVINNQGGFYRTEVYIHEAKMSGGNIQVPCVNSSEFQTTLKGKDIFLGLMLLEGLETKIAHAIVEERDRNGNYRSLEDFIKRIPIGIETIQILIFIGAFRFTGRQKNELLVKARLLLVNFKPENRGLMLIEEPVQEFRLPELKRENFEDAFDEIELIGFPVSCSPFDLLKTKYRGSVFVKDLLQYHKKQVKMLAYLIARKHVPTQKGQMYFGTWIDANGDYFDTAHFPDSLKQYDFQGGGCYLLLGTVEVDYHFPTITIHKMAKMPMIPDPRYSYDKEKQYDIHRQIREDVSMTSREPYPQAHEIALSRKFS; via the coding sequence ATGTTTTTAAACTGTCATTCTTTTCACAGCCTTCGGTACGGAACCCTTTCGGTAAAAGAATTGGTGGAAGAAGCACGTAATTTAGGCATTAAAGAGCTGGTACTTACGGATATTAATACCATTACTGCTATTTATGATTTCAAAAAAGAATGTGAAAATGCTGGTATTAAACCTGTTGCCGGAATTGAGGTAAGAAAAGAAAACAGACTACTTTATATTGCTGTGGCAAAAGAGTTTTCAGGAATTGGAGAAATGAATAAAGTTTTAACGGATTACAATTGCCATGGAGTTGAACTTTCCGAAAGAGCCCCTGCCCTTAAAAATGTATTTATAGTATATCCCATAGATAATATTCCTTTAGAATTAAAAGAAAATGAATATGTCGGGATCCGGGAAGAAGAACTTAATCTCCTGATTCGTCCTGAACTTAAAGTGCTGATTCCGCAAATGGTTATTCTGCATCCCGTTACTTTCAGTACTAAAAAACAGTATAATCTCCATAAAATTTTAAGGGCTATCGACAACAATACTTTATTGTCCAAGCTTACAGATGTGGATATTTGTAAAAAATCAGAATATTTTAAATCAGAACATCTGATTTTGCGCGGCTTTGAAAGATATCCTGAAATCGTACAGAATACAAGAAGTCTCATCAATAACTGCAGTTTTGAATTCGATTTTGAAAAAGTAAGAAACAAACAATTTTACACCAAATCCAAACAGTCTGATGTTAGGCTTTTGAAAAGATTAGCGTATTTAGGATTGGAAAAGCGTTATGGGAAGAATCATAAAATTGCTAAAATAAGAATAGATAAAGAGCTGAAAGTAATTGATGAGCTTAATTTCTGTTCTTATTTTCTAATCACTTGGGATATTGTAAGATACAGCAATAGAATGGGATTCATGCATGTAGGGCGAGGAAGCGGGGCCAATTCTATTGTGAGCTACTGTATCGGGATTACCGATATCTGTCCTCTGGAGCTTGATCTGTATTTTGAAAGATTTCTAAACCTCAACAGAAAAAGTCCTCCGGATTTTGACGTCGACTGGAGCTGGCAAAACAGAGATGTGATTCTCGAATATATCTTTAAAAGATACGGAAAAGATCACGTTGCTTTCTGCGGAACGAATGTAGAATTCAAATACAAATCAAGATTCAGGGAAGTCGGGAAAGCTTTTGGGCTGCCTAAAGATGAGCTGGATGAATTAACGAAAAAGCCTATGGAAGCCCATGAGACCAATTCTGTTGTTCAGACCATTCATAAATATGTTAGGCTGATGGAGAAATTTCCCAACCAGCGAAGCATGCATGCCTGCGGAATTTTGATCTCGGAAGAACCCATCACCAACTACTCTGCACTTGAAATGCCACCAAAAGGATTTCCCATTGTTCAATTCGATATGAATGTGGCGGAAGATATAAAGCTGGAAAAACTGGATATCCTTTCTCAAAGAGGCCTCGGAACGATAAAAGATACCGTAGATCTCATCAGGAAAACACGGGGAATTGATGTTGATATACGCAATACCAAACTTTCCAAAGATGAAAAAAAAGCTAATGAATTTTTAGCCGTAGGAAGAACAATTGGTTGTTTCTATATTGAATCTCCGGCCATGCGCGGACTTTTAAGAAGATTAAAATGCGACAATTACAGGACGTTGGTTGCCGCTTCCTCAATCATCAGACCAGGGGTGGCGCAGAGCGGAATGATGCGCGAATATATTTTCAGACATAATCATCCGGATCAGTTTGAGTATTTCCATCCGGTGTTCGAAAAAAATTTAAAAGAAACGTATGGAATTATGGTGTATCAGGAAGATGTCATCAAAATAGCACAGTATTTCGGAGGCCTTACTCATGCCGATGGAGATATTCTGAGGCGTGCTATGAGCGGAAAAGAACGGTCCATTGAAAAACTGAATGAAGTAAAAACCAATTTTTTTAACTCATGTAAAGAACAGGGGCATTCTGAAGCGCTTACTGCTGAAGCATTCCGGCAGATCAGGTCTTTTGCAGGATATTCTTTCTGCAAGGCGCATTCGGCTTCTTATGCAGTAGAAAGCTATCAAAGCCTTTATCTGAAAGTATATTATCCTCTGGAATTTATGGTTTCCGTAATCAACAATCAGGGAGGGTTTTACCGTACGGAAGTGTATATCCACGAAGCCAAAATGTCGGGAGGGAATATTCAGGTTCCCTGTGTGAATTCCAGTGAGTTTCAGACAACGCTGAAAGGAAAAGATATCTTTTTGGGACTCATGCTTTTAGAAGGTTTAGAAACCAAAATTGCTCACGCAATCGTTGAAGAGCGGGATAGAAATGGAAATTACAGATCTTTGGAAGACTTCATTAAACGCATTCCGATCGGTATTGAAACCATTCAGATTCTGATTTTTATCGGGGCATTCAGATTTACGGGAAGACAGAAAAATGAGCTCTTGGTAAAAGCAAGACTTTTGCTGGTCAATTTCAAACCGGAAAACAGAGGTTTAATGCTCATTGAAGAACCTGTTCAGGAATTCAGGCTGCCTGAATTGAAAAGAGAAAATTTTGAAGACGCTTTTGATGAAATTGAACTCATTGGGTTTCCTGTTTCATGCAGCCCTTTCGACTTACTGAAAACAAAATACAGGGGTTCGGTTTTCGTAAAAGACCTCCTGCAATATCATAAAAAGCAGGTGAAAATGCTGGCTTATCTAATTGCCAGAAAACATGTTCCTACCCAAAAAGGACAAATGTATTTCGGAACCTGGATCGACGCCAACGGGGATTATTTTGATACCGCACATTTTCCGGACAGCCTGAAACAGTATGACTTTCAGGGAGGTGGCTGCTATTTGTTACTAGGAACCGTGGAGGTAGATTATCATTTTCCCACCATTACCATTCATAAAATGGCAAAAATGCCGATGATTCCGGATCCAAGATATTCTTATGACAAAGAAAAGCAGTATGATATTCATCGGCAGATCAGGGAAGATGTAAGCATGACCTCCCGCGAACCTTATCCTCAGGCTCATGAGATTGCATTGTCAAGAAAATTTAGCTAA